A genomic segment from Symbiobacterium terraclitae encodes:
- a CDS encoding MBL fold metallo-hydrolase, translating into MLPSVTLVTRSLPGSSDFPVTAAMIAGTRHRVVVDTLIQPADMAPFAGATLVVYTHSDWDHCWGTAAFPGVPVIGHRVARERLTAPEAAEFLAQMRAKNPAAFAESQIIPPGLTFPHRLTIDAGGLTIDLHHLPGHTADSVVVHVPELGLLLAGDAVERPIPTLSEPGHIRQWAEELRRWSRAGVTHVVPGHGRPGGPELLAANAAYIDRLVEAAESGLAKGQSADEIAAELPLGALLPPGVVEQLPDYYREQHRLNIAQVVAELQAGR; encoded by the coding sequence TTGCTGCCGTCGGTCACCCTCGTGACCCGCTCCCTCCCGGGCTCCTCTGACTTCCCCGTCACCGCCGCCATGATCGCCGGGACCCGGCACAGGGTGGTGGTCGACACCCTCATCCAGCCTGCTGACATGGCCCCCTTCGCGGGCGCCACGCTGGTGGTTTACACCCACTCCGACTGGGACCACTGCTGGGGCACGGCTGCCTTCCCCGGCGTGCCCGTGATCGGACACCGCGTGGCCAGGGAGCGGCTGACGGCCCCCGAAGCGGCGGAGTTCCTGGCGCAGATGCGCGCCAAGAACCCGGCGGCCTTCGCCGAGAGCCAGATCATCCCCCCGGGGCTCACTTTTCCCCACCGCCTCACCATCGACGCCGGCGGCCTGACCATCGACCTGCACCACCTGCCGGGCCACACCGCGGACTCAGTGGTCGTCCACGTGCCAGAATTGGGGCTCCTGCTGGCCGGCGACGCCGTGGAGCGGCCGATCCCCACGCTGAGCGAGCCCGGGCACATCCGGCAGTGGGCCGAGGAGCTGCGCAGGTGGAGCCGTGCCGGCGTCACCCACGTGGTGCCGGGCCACGGGCGCCCCGGCGGCCCCGAACTGCTGGCGGCCAACGCCGCGTACATCGACCGGCTCGTGGAGGCGGCTGAGTCCGGCCTGGCGAAGGGGCAGTCCGCCGACGAGATCGCGGCGGAACTCCCGCTGGGGGCCCTGCTGCCCCCGGGCGTCGTGGAGCAGCTGCCGGACTACTACCGGGAGCAGCACCGGCTGAACATCGCCCAGGTCGTGGCCGAGCTGCAGGCCGGGCGCTGA
- a CDS encoding GNAT family N-acetyltransferase, protein MYQYRQGHSADLAWLQLAAAAAAWESLSPEERTRMHPVMVAQRAALQCRQVLAAPGSALIVAQQGFQPVGYLLLAVAPDGSTEEPTALLIDLWVHPAHRRRGVGSGLLAAAERGVAGLGLRKIKLWTGLHHRPAVEFALSRGFTPAGLIGVKDL, encoded by the coding sequence ATGTACCAGTACAGGCAGGGCCACTCCGCCGACCTGGCGTGGCTGCAGCTGGCCGCCGCTGCTGCCGCGTGGGAGTCGCTCTCCCCAGAGGAGCGCACACGGATGCATCCCGTGATGGTGGCCCAGCGTGCCGCGCTCCAGTGCCGGCAGGTGCTGGCTGCCCCGGGCAGCGCGCTGATCGTGGCGCAGCAGGGCTTCCAGCCCGTCGGCTACCTGCTGCTGGCCGTGGCGCCGGACGGGAGCACGGAGGAGCCCACGGCGCTGCTCATCGACCTCTGGGTCCACCCGGCGCACCGGCGCCGCGGCGTGGGGAGCGGCCTCCTGGCCGCCGCGGAGCGGGGCGTCGCCGGCCTGGGTCTGAGGAAGATCAAGCTCTGGACGGGACTGCACCACCGCCCGGCCGTCGAGTTCGCCCTCAGCCGGGGCTTCACCCCGGCCGGGCTGATCGGCGTGAAGGACCTGTAA
- the phoU gene encoding phosphate signaling complex protein PhoU, with amino-acid sequence MRSTLEAQLKDLNTDILRMGQRVSEMIDNSVLSLARQDVALAQRVIDADDEIDRMLIAIEMRCLQVMALQQPMARDLRTVGTGLKIVTDLERMADHATDIAEVTLRLEGEPLIKPLIDIPRMAALAQEMVRAALDAFVEEDESAARAMIARDHEMDALYSAVFDELVEMMEQNPQVVRQATYLLHVAGWLERIGDHATNLGEWIIYRLTGELSDLNT; translated from the coding sequence TTGCGCAGCACGCTGGAGGCACAGTTGAAGGATCTGAACACCGACATCCTGCGCATGGGTCAGCGGGTGAGCGAGATGATCGACAACTCGGTGCTCTCCCTGGCCCGGCAGGACGTCGCACTGGCTCAGCGGGTGATCGACGCTGACGACGAGATCGACCGGATGCTGATCGCCATCGAGATGCGCTGTCTGCAGGTGATGGCCCTGCAGCAGCCGATGGCCCGCGACCTGCGTACCGTGGGCACCGGCCTGAAGATCGTGACCGATCTGGAGCGGATGGCCGACCACGCCACCGACATCGCAGAGGTTACCCTGAGGCTGGAGGGCGAGCCCCTGATCAAGCCGCTGATCGACATCCCCCGCATGGCGGCACTGGCCCAGGAGATGGTCCGGGCTGCGCTGGACGCCTTCGTGGAGGAGGACGAGTCCGCCGCCCGCGCGATGATCGCCCGCGACCACGAGATGGACGCCCTCTACAGCGCCGTCTTCGACGAGTTGGTGGAGATGATGGAGCAGAATCCGCAGGTGGTGCGGCAGGCGACCTACCTGCTGCACGTGGCCGGCTGGCTGGAGCGGATCGGCGACCACGCGACCAACCTCGGCGAGTGGATCATCTACCGGCTCACGGGCGAGCTGAGCGATCTCAATACGTGA
- a CDS encoding acyl-CoA dehydrogenase family protein — translation MTPGPWYFGRTAADWEAYERADELADRFAATAAEYDRSGTFPFAHFDALREHGYLALTVPAAYGGLGAGVHATVFAQERLARGDGATALAVGWHLYVVGKQADSRTWPEPVRRRLFGEVVSEGALLNACASEPETGSPSRGGLPRTTARRLADGSWVLRGHKSFTTLAPVLRYFLVSATLEGTEEAAWFLVPRESEGLRIEETWDSLAMRATGSHDLWLDDVHLPAEALLEPARERNSAATAGWNLHVPAVYLGIAQAARDFAVRYAVERRTVNPPGHPEATSALADRPHVQRLIGEMDLALLPARITLMDLARQWDERPEWRPHLVDAVAACKPFVVETALAVVDRAMRVAGGASLARQLPLERYYRDVRAGLHNPPMEDVVLSNLARSAIARARSGRAGVEPAGEGRQG, via the coding sequence GTGACTCCAGGCCCGTGGTATTTCGGCCGCACCGCGGCCGACTGGGAGGCCTACGAGCGCGCCGACGAGCTGGCCGACCGCTTTGCAGCGACCGCCGCCGAGTACGACCGCTCGGGCACCTTTCCCTTCGCCCACTTCGACGCGCTGCGGGAGCACGGTTACCTGGCGCTGACCGTCCCCGCGGCGTACGGCGGCCTCGGCGCCGGCGTCCACGCCACGGTCTTCGCGCAGGAGCGGCTGGCGCGTGGCGACGGTGCGACCGCGCTGGCCGTGGGCTGGCACCTGTACGTCGTGGGCAAGCAGGCCGATAGCCGGACGTGGCCGGAGCCCGTCCGCCGGCGGCTCTTCGGCGAGGTCGTCTCCGAGGGCGCACTGCTCAACGCCTGCGCCTCGGAGCCCGAGACCGGCAGCCCCAGCCGGGGCGGCCTCCCCCGCACCACCGCGCGCCGGCTGGCCGACGGCTCCTGGGTGCTCAGGGGCCACAAGAGCTTCACCACCCTGGCGCCGGTCCTGCGCTACTTCCTGGTCTCCGCCACGCTCGAGGGGACCGAGGAGGCAGCATGGTTCCTGGTGCCGCGGGAATCCGAGGGGCTGCGCATCGAGGAGACCTGGGACTCGCTGGCCATGCGGGCCACCGGCAGTCACGACCTCTGGCTCGACGACGTGCACCTGCCCGCCGAAGCGCTGCTGGAGCCGGCCCGTGAGCGCAACAGCGCCGCCACCGCAGGCTGGAACCTCCACGTGCCGGCGGTTTACCTGGGCATCGCCCAGGCGGCCCGGGACTTCGCCGTGCGCTACGCGGTGGAGCGGCGGACGGTCAACCCGCCGGGCCATCCCGAAGCAACGTCGGCCCTGGCCGACCGCCCTCACGTGCAGCGGCTCATCGGCGAGATGGACCTCGCCCTGCTTCCGGCCCGCATCACGCTGATGGACCTGGCCCGCCAGTGGGACGAGCGGCCGGAGTGGCGCCCGCACCTGGTGGATGCGGTGGCCGCCTGCAAGCCGTTCGTCGTGGAGACGGCGCTGGCTGTCGTCGACCGGGCGATGCGGGTGGCCGGGGGGGCCAGCCTGGCCCGGCAACTGCCGCTGGAGCGCTACTACCGCGACGTGCGGGCCGGCCTCCACAACCCGCCGATGGAGGACGTGGTGCTGAGCAACCTGGCCCGTTCGGCGATCGCCCGGGCGCGCTCCGGCCGGGCGGGCGTAGAGCCCGCCGGCGAGGGCAGACAGGGATGA
- a CDS encoding GNAT family N-acetyltransferase: MPQVRFWHWTDLPWLLEMAAETDWQIMSPTDKAVARPELVRKNAHRNLLATLSSPGGTAIVTVDGGRPVGFLLIGIRPDERTGEPQGYMADIYLRPEYRGQGLAKQMHELGEEYLRRLGIRRVTNWVHATNPLGQKTSQARGFQVWGVMMEKLLTG; this comes from the coding sequence GTGCCGCAGGTGCGCTTCTGGCACTGGACCGACCTGCCCTGGCTGCTGGAGATGGCGGCGGAGACCGACTGGCAGATCATGAGCCCCACGGACAAGGCCGTGGCCCGGCCCGAGCTGGTGCGGAAGAACGCCCACCGCAACCTGCTGGCCACCCTCAGCTCGCCGGGGGGAACGGCCATCGTGACGGTGGACGGCGGGAGGCCGGTGGGGTTCCTGCTCATCGGCATCCGGCCGGACGAGCGGACGGGCGAGCCGCAGGGGTACATGGCGGACATCTACCTGAGGCCCGAGTACCGGGGCCAGGGACTGGCGAAGCAGATGCACGAACTGGGCGAGGAGTACTTACGGCGGCTCGGCATCCGCCGGGTGACCAACTGGGTCCACGCCACCAACCCGCTGGGGCAGAAGACCTCCCAGGCCCGGGGATTCCAGGTCTGGGGGGTGATGATGGAAAAGTTGCTGACCGGGTAG
- a CDS encoding NUDIX domain-containing protein, producing MVRDDDIATAGVYLLCRGLFAFAVGPSPAGDRLAVIRLGGHREAGETAAQCVARELWEEAGVRISLLDPPATYRATPTGWGAYHLERLDPGASLAPAPLLVTPRERSGQHSVTYLAVSEETPVPSSEVAGILLLDVSAVRLLTGTPITLGDFLATGGRAVLRAPLDPTLPLSPFAQLQILPQLLALHPDLPDLGRIARTDLGRAALTDLSRATRPDLSRATRPDLSRATRIQTLAPAIRCILGSQVHSILLGPPPGTGRTGCKAD from the coding sequence ATGGTGCGAGATGACGACATCGCCACTGCAGGCGTCTACCTGCTCTGCCGGGGGCTGTTCGCCTTCGCCGTGGGGCCGTCTCCCGCGGGAGACCGACTGGCGGTCATCCGCCTGGGGGGCCACCGGGAGGCCGGGGAGACGGCCGCGCAGTGCGTGGCCCGGGAGCTGTGGGAGGAGGCCGGGGTGCGGATCTCGCTGTTGGATCCGCCTGCGACTTACCGGGCGACCCCGACCGGGTGGGGTGCATACCACCTGGAGCGCCTGGATCCTGGTGCTTCGCTGGCGCCGGCCCCGCTGCTTGTCACGCCCCGGGAGCGAAGCGGGCAGCACTCCGTTACATACCTCGCCGTCTCGGAAGAGACGCCCGTACCGTCGTCCGAGGTCGCGGGCATCCTGCTGCTGGACGTTTCCGCGGTGCGCCTCCTGACCGGCACGCCCATCACCCTGGGCGACTTCCTGGCCACAGGCGGAAGGGCCGTTCTGCGCGCACCGCTGGACCCCACCCTCCCCCTCTCTCCCTTTGCGCAGCTGCAGATCCTGCCCCAACTCCTCGCCCTGCACCCCGACCTGCCGGACCTCGGCCGAATCGCCCGCACGGACCTCGGCCGGGCCGCTCTCACAGACCTCAGCCGGGCCACCCGTCCAGACCTCAGCCGGGCCACCCGTCCAGACCTCAGCCGGGCCACCCGCATCCAGACATTGGCACCTGCAATCCGGTGCATCCTCGGATCACAGGTGCATAGCATTTTACTGGGACCCCCACCTGGCACAGGTCGCACTGGCTGCAAAGCCGACTGA
- a CDS encoding CPBP family intramembrane glutamic endopeptidase, whose protein sequence is MPSAALTGAAFVIQTLIALYLVIGEPLYGKVAYRRLLNSLDRDPSARIRFYRGVIILEWALVFLVLLTLRMAGGSAADIGLRPATMGSDAAVLVAGLSVGLVAPVVLAAVSRSYRQVIQRQGGSVRGLIPSRGDERWWFALVAVTAGVCEETLFRGFLMAYLTALVPGIPVWAAVAASGIIFGMAHLYQGWGGVLTTGLVGLLMASGRSSCTRSWICGSWRFRSRGAMARHEKTGPPVAPVSRLCSQCDLCRVGVPL, encoded by the coding sequence ATGCCCAGTGCGGCGCTTACCGGGGCGGCGTTCGTCATCCAGACTTTGATTGCGCTCTATCTGGTGATCGGCGAGCCGCTCTACGGCAAGGTCGCCTACAGACGTTTGCTGAACTCCCTGGATCGCGATCCCTCCGCCCGCATTCGCTTTTACCGCGGAGTCATCATCCTGGAGTGGGCCCTGGTGTTCCTGGTGCTGCTCACCTTGCGGATGGCCGGCGGCTCCGCCGCCGATATCGGCCTGCGGCCGGCCACCATGGGCTCCGACGCCGCGGTGCTGGTGGCGGGCCTGTCCGTGGGACTGGTCGCGCCGGTGGTGCTGGCTGCCGTGTCCCGGAGCTACCGGCAGGTCATCCAGCGGCAGGGGGGATCGGTGCGGGGACTGATCCCCTCCCGGGGGGACGAGCGCTGGTGGTTCGCGCTTGTCGCCGTCACCGCCGGCGTGTGCGAGGAGACCCTGTTCCGCGGCTTCCTGATGGCCTACCTCACCGCGCTGGTGCCGGGGATCCCGGTCTGGGCGGCGGTTGCCGCATCGGGCATCATCTTCGGAATGGCCCACCTGTACCAGGGGTGGGGCGGGGTACTGACCACCGGGCTGGTAGGCCTGCTGATGGCGTCTGGCCGATCCTCCTGCACGCGCTCGTGGATCTGCGGGTCCTGGCGCTTCCGGTCCAGGGGCGCAATGGCCCGGCATGAGAAAACGGGACCCCCAGTGGCGCCGGTCAGTCGGCTTTGCAGCCAGTGCGACCTGTGCCGTGTGGGGGTCCCGCTATAA
- a CDS encoding ABC transporter substrate-binding protein, with protein MNLRQRTAVSILALFALTLSACGGSQQAPNTQQPPASGGQQQQEPQKTEEPKEIVVYTSHQADIHEPLFKAFEDATGIKVTPVYAATGELFQRMKAEANNPLGDVIFGGGAETHEANKDLLQPYVPKEVDKLAPGTVAKDNTWTGFTALPIVIMYNTNMLTPDEAPKGFADLTDPKWAGKIAMPDAAKSGSAYTTVVTVLHAMGRDDGKGWEVMADIAANSKILGSSSQGPKGTNDGEYAIALTHEEGAFKYVAAGGPIAIVYPEEGTSNVPDAVAIIKGAKHPENAKIFVDFMVSQQMQEYVAKELNRRPVRTDVAPPAGLEEVSKIKFLDYDMEWAATQREQVLDKWKDIVVQ; from the coding sequence ATGAACTTGCGTCAGCGCACAGCCGTCTCCATCCTGGCCCTGTTTGCCCTGACTCTCTCCGCCTGCGGCGGATCGCAGCAGGCCCCCAACACGCAGCAGCCCCCGGCGAGCGGCGGGCAGCAGCAGCAGGAGCCGCAGAAGACCGAGGAGCCCAAGGAGATCGTGGTCTACACGTCTCACCAGGCCGACATCCACGAACCGCTGTTCAAGGCCTTCGAGGACGCGACCGGCATCAAGGTCACCCCCGTCTACGCGGCCACCGGTGAGCTGTTCCAGCGGATGAAGGCCGAGGCCAACAACCCCCTCGGCGACGTGATCTTCGGCGGCGGCGCCGAGACCCACGAGGCCAACAAGGACCTCCTGCAGCCCTACGTGCCCAAGGAAGTCGACAAGCTGGCCCCCGGCACCGTGGCGAAGGACAACACCTGGACGGGCTTCACCGCCCTGCCGATCGTGATCATGTACAACACCAACATGCTGACGCCTGACGAGGCGCCGAAGGGCTTCGCCGACCTGACCGACCCCAAGTGGGCGGGCAAGATCGCCATGCCTGACGCCGCCAAGTCCGGCTCCGCGTACACCACCGTGGTCACCGTCCTGCACGCCATGGGCCGCGACGACGGCAAGGGCTGGGAGGTCATGGCGGACATCGCCGCCAACTCCAAGATCCTGGGTTCTTCCTCGCAGGGCCCGAAGGGTACGAATGACGGCGAGTACGCCATCGCCCTGACCCACGAGGAGGGCGCCTTCAAGTACGTCGCCGCCGGCGGCCCGATCGCCATCGTCTACCCCGAGGAGGGCACCTCCAACGTGCCTGACGCCGTGGCGATCATCAAGGGCGCCAAGCACCCCGAGAACGCCAAGATCTTCGTCGACTTCATGGTCTCGCAGCAGATGCAGGAGTACGTGGCCAAGGAACTGAACCGGCGGCCGGTCCGCACCGACGTCGCTCCGCCCGCAGGCCTGGAGGAGGTCTCCAAGATCAAGTTCCTGGACTACGACATGGAGTGGGCCGCCACCCAGCGTGAGCAGGTCCTCGACAAGTGGAAGGATATCGTGGTTCAGTAG
- a CDS encoding ABC transporter ATP-binding protein codes for MSKVTIEGVVKRFEGHAAVAGVSLTVESGELFTLLGPSGCGKTTLLRVLAGFYQQDEGNVRFGDRLVNDVPAHKRNTGMVFQNYAVFPHMTVFENVAYGLKARKVGGQELQRRVTEALEMVKLADLKDRMPSQLSGGQQQRVALARALVIQPQLLLMDEPLSNLDAKLRIEMRTEIRRLQRQYGITTIYVTHDQEEALAISDRIAVMNQGRVEQVGSPRDIYFNPQTLFVAGFIGTTNLLPARVQGGEVRVLDQALREVKAADGDCTVTIRPEKIALGQGEISFTGHVEEALFVGSGTTVFVRTPSGQRIEVRLPNEVEPPRVGEQATFGFRRAAAAVYGAQGEVLA; via the coding sequence ATGTCGAAGGTCACCATCGAAGGAGTCGTCAAGCGGTTTGAGGGCCACGCAGCGGTGGCCGGGGTCTCCCTCACCGTGGAGTCGGGGGAGCTGTTCACGCTGCTGGGCCCGAGCGGCTGCGGCAAGACGACGCTCCTACGGGTGCTGGCAGGCTTCTACCAGCAGGACGAGGGGAACGTGCGGTTCGGTGACCGGCTGGTCAACGACGTTCCCGCCCACAAGCGCAACACCGGCATGGTCTTCCAGAACTACGCCGTGTTCCCGCACATGACCGTGTTCGAGAACGTCGCCTACGGCCTGAAGGCCCGGAAGGTCGGCGGCCAGGAGCTGCAGCGGCGCGTGACGGAGGCGCTGGAGATGGTGAAGCTGGCGGACCTCAAGGACCGTATGCCGTCTCAGCTCTCGGGCGGCCAGCAGCAGCGCGTCGCCCTGGCCCGGGCCCTGGTGATCCAGCCGCAGCTTCTGCTCATGGACGAGCCCCTCTCCAACCTGGACGCCAAGCTGCGCATCGAGATGCGCACCGAGATCCGCCGCCTGCAGCGGCAGTACGGCATCACCACCATCTACGTCACCCACGACCAGGAGGAGGCCCTGGCCATCTCCGACCGCATCGCCGTCATGAACCAGGGTCGCGTGGAGCAGGTGGGCTCGCCCCGCGACATCTACTTCAACCCGCAGACCCTCTTCGTCGCCGGCTTCATCGGCACCACCAACCTGCTGCCCGCCCGGGTGCAGGGCGGGGAGGTGCGGGTGTTGGACCAGGCGCTGCGTGAGGTGAAGGCGGCCGACGGCGACTGCACGGTGACCATCCGGCCCGAGAAGATCGCCCTGGGCCAGGGCGAGATCAGCTTCACCGGCCACGTCGAGGAGGCGCTCTTCGTCGGCAGCGGCACCACCGTGTTCGTAAGGACGCCTTCGGGGCAGCGCATCGAGGTGCGGCTGCCCAACGAGGTCGAGCCGCCCCGGGTGGGTGAGCAGGCGACGTTCGGCTTCCGGCGCGCCGCCGCGGCCGTGTACGGCGCACAGGGCGAGGTGCTGGCGTGA
- a CDS encoding HAD family hydrolase, protein MAIKAVIFDLGGVIFHLGEEGYRREVARRLGLGDSLPPAYEEAMPAIQRGEVAEQDVWEALSGRRVPLDAFDDAWQEHFTVNPEMLALAAELRERGVRTAVLSNTQASHVAIMRRMGVLAPFGPVLMSCEVGRRKPEPEVFQLALEMLGLPADEVAFVDDVPEYVAAARAVGIHAIRHTGDVAATRRALLEMVAPEGADGTN, encoded by the coding sequence GTGGCAATCAAGGCAGTGATATTCGACCTCGGCGGGGTGATCTTCCACCTGGGCGAGGAGGGGTACCGGCGTGAGGTGGCCCGCCGCCTGGGCCTGGGCGACTCCCTGCCCCCGGCCTACGAGGAGGCGATGCCGGCCATCCAGCGGGGCGAGGTGGCCGAGCAGGACGTGTGGGAGGCGCTGTCGGGCCGCAGGGTCCCGCTGGACGCCTTTGACGACGCCTGGCAGGAGCACTTCACGGTGAACCCGGAGATGTTGGCCCTGGCGGCGGAGCTGCGGGAACGGGGCGTGCGGACGGCCGTGCTCTCCAACACCCAGGCGTCCCACGTGGCGATCATGCGGCGCATGGGCGTGCTGGCTCCCTTCGGCCCGGTGCTGATGTCCTGCGAGGTGGGCCGTCGCAAGCCCGAGCCGGAGGTGTTCCAGCTGGCGCTGGAGATGCTGGGGCTCCCTGCTGACGAGGTCGCCTTCGTGGACGACGTGCCGGAGTACGTCGCCGCCGCCAGGGCGGTGGGGATCCACGCCATCCGCCACACCGGTGACGTGGCCGCCACCCGCCGGGCGCTGCTGGAGATGGTCGCCCCGGAGGGCGCCGACGGCACGAACTAA
- a CDS encoding ABC transporter permease has translation MAAARFWRKWTFWHWVTAVSLLLLAIVLLYPVGQLLVKSFLAKDGSFTLKNYATFLGKRYYRLALTNSLWICTVSTLIATAIGIPMAFLLTRYKLPGKPLIRTLIILSLLSPPFIGTYSWIVLLGRAGFITRAMEAIGITMPTIYGPRGIILVFSLHFFPYVYLFTSAALQSIDRSLEEAADNLGVSGFTRFRTITLPLVLPAISAGALMAFMSALADFGTPQLIGEGYQLLPIAAYSEYMNEIGGNPGMAGALSMGLVVISAVALFAQRWINRRTFSMSSLRPPVVVDLPLGKKILATAFCYLVVGTAILPQVVVMISSFRKAKGPIFLNEFGLDNYLTIFDRVPGAVANTFRLSIVAIVIMVIAGLLMSYVITRRRSVATAALDVTLLIPYVLPGTVIGIALITAFNRPPLVLTGTATILVISYVIRKISYTVRSASSVLTSLDPSLEEASINLGVGPVASFFKVTAPLVFKGVLAGAVLSWVTTINELSSTIILYHAGTITMPVAIYSQVISDNFGLAAALSTILTLVTVVSLWLFNRLAGKDNGLLM, from the coding sequence ATGGCGGCGGCGAGGTTCTGGCGGAAGTGGACGTTCTGGCACTGGGTGACTGCGGTCTCGCTGCTCCTCCTGGCCATCGTCCTGCTCTATCCGGTGGGGCAGCTCCTGGTCAAGTCGTTCCTCGCCAAGGACGGCAGCTTCACCCTGAAGAACTACGCCACCTTCCTCGGCAAGCGGTATTACCGGCTCGCGCTCACCAACAGCCTCTGGATCTGCACCGTCTCCACGCTGATTGCCACGGCGATCGGCATTCCGATGGCCTTCCTGCTCACCCGGTACAAGCTGCCGGGCAAGCCGTTGATCCGCACGCTGATCATCCTGTCGCTGCTGTCGCCGCCGTTCATCGGCACCTACTCCTGGATCGTGCTCCTGGGCCGGGCGGGCTTCATCACCCGGGCCATGGAGGCCATCGGCATCACGATGCCTACCATCTACGGGCCCCGGGGCATCATCCTGGTCTTCTCGCTGCACTTCTTCCCCTACGTCTACCTGTTCACCTCGGCGGCGCTGCAGTCCATCGACCGCTCGCTGGAGGAGGCGGCGGATAACCTGGGCGTGAGCGGCTTCACCCGGTTCCGCACCATCACGCTGCCGCTTGTCCTCCCTGCGATCTCGGCCGGCGCCCTGATGGCCTTCATGAGCGCACTGGCCGACTTCGGCACGCCGCAGCTCATCGGCGAGGGCTACCAGCTGCTGCCCATCGCCGCCTACTCTGAGTACATGAACGAGATCGGCGGGAACCCCGGCATGGCCGGTGCCCTCTCGATGGGGCTGGTGGTCATCTCCGCCGTTGCCCTTTTCGCCCAGCGCTGGATCAACCGGCGGACGTTCTCCATGAGCAGCCTCCGGCCGCCGGTGGTCGTCGACCTGCCCCTGGGGAAGAAGATCCTGGCCACCGCTTTCTGCTACCTCGTGGTGGGCACGGCGATCCTGCCGCAGGTGGTTGTGATGATCTCGTCCTTCCGCAAGGCCAAGGGGCCGATCTTCCTCAACGAGTTCGGCCTGGACAACTACCTGACGATCTTCGACCGTGTGCCCGGGGCGGTGGCCAACACGTTCCGGCTCTCCATCGTGGCGATCGTGATCATGGTCATCGCCGGCCTCCTGATGTCCTACGTGATTACGCGGCGGCGCAGCGTGGCGACCGCGGCGCTGGACGTGACGCTGCTGATCCCCTACGTGCTGCCGGGCACGGTCATCGGTATCGCCCTGATCACCGCCTTCAACCGGCCCCCGCTGGTGCTCACCGGCACCGCGACGATCCTGGTCATCTCGTACGTGATCCGCAAGATCAGCTACACCGTCCGCTCGGCCTCGTCGGTGCTCACCTCCCTCGACCCGTCGCTGGAGGAGGCCTCGATCAACCTGGGCGTCGGGCCCGTCGCCTCCTTCTTCAAGGTGACGGCGCCGCTGGTCTTCAAGGGCGTGCTGGCCGGTGCGGTGCTCTCGTGGGTGACGACGATCAACGAGCTCTCCAGCACGATCATCCTCTACCATGCGGGGACGATCACCATGCCGGTGGCGATCTACTCGCAGGTGATCTCCGACAACTTCGGCCTCGCCGCGGCGCTGAGCACGATCCTCACGCTCGTGACGGTGGTCTCGCTCTGGCTCTTCAACCGCCTGGCCGGCAAGGACAACGGCCTCTTGATGTAG
- a CDS encoding DUF5995 family protein: MAHIRQAIPMRMGGADVGSIDDLAAVLKAQLDRFDRAGDHRAAFLRVYHRMTLEVRDRLRRPFFLDPPWVERVAIRFGWYYFDSLERFERGSSPPPAWEYAFRIAQQKRAFLLQDILLGMNAHINNDLPLVVAEILRAEGDEQAIFKTVRRRFDHDQINRVLHDLIPAVQDEIAAHYGRLVRPLGRLLGDLDQQLTTYGLKTWRDRVWRNARCLLAAETDRERELVVRFIEEDALAIAREIYRFAPLRLLRPLARLMRRWRLC; the protein is encoded by the coding sequence GTGGCGCACATCCGGCAAGCGATCCCGATGCGGATGGGCGGTGCGGACGTGGGCAGCATCGACGACCTGGCCGCGGTGCTGAAGGCACAACTGGACCGGTTCGACCGGGCGGGCGACCACCGGGCCGCCTTCCTCCGGGTCTACCACCGGATGACGCTGGAGGTGCGCGATCGCCTGCGCCGGCCCTTCTTCCTGGACCCGCCCTGGGTGGAGCGGGTCGCCATCCGCTTCGGGTGGTACTACTTCGACTCCCTGGAGCGCTTCGAGCGGGGCAGCTCGCCGCCGCCGGCCTGGGAGTACGCCTTCCGCATCGCACAGCAGAAGCGGGCGTTCCTCCTCCAGGACATCCTCCTGGGGATGAACGCCCACATCAACAACGACCTGCCGCTGGTGGTGGCCGAGATCCTGCGCGCCGAGGGGGACGAGCAGGCCATCTTCAAGACCGTGCGGCGGCGCTTCGACCACGACCAGATCAACCGGGTGCTTCACGACCTGATCCCCGCCGTGCAGGACGAGATCGCCGCCCACTACGGCCGGCTCGTCCGTCCCCTGGGCCGGCTGCTGGGCGACCTGGATCAGCAGCTGACCACGTACGGCCTGAAGACGTGGCGCGACCGGGTCTGGCGCAACGCCCGCTGCCTGCTGGCCGCCGAGACCGACCGGGAGCGGGAGCTGGTGGTCCGCTTCATCGAGGAGGACGCGCTGGCCATCGCCCGGGAGATCTACCGCTTCGCGCCGCTCCGCCTGCTGCGCCCGCTGGCCCGGCTGATGCGCCGCTGGCGCCTCTGTTGA